The following proteins are co-located in the Engraulis encrasicolus isolate BLACKSEA-1 chromosome 2, IST_EnEncr_1.0, whole genome shotgun sequence genome:
- the LOC134469397 gene encoding uncharacterized protein LOC134469397 isoform X2 has product MRILSAVLWILGIQVIASQELLYIEASEGECVTISCEPEEKSSPLIGFYLEHTSTQPKRELVHLSENAGVKESPPVTGRVQVTGSLASPQINVTICLLRHTDIGLYTSRFIPKHSLANQVIRGSTQLFLRVKETGEDGSCQCTRYTSLLYAISVAVALLSLLLIGFCLMQITKQRQQSKPPPPASDIYEVMSVGQQGHLVVQNGTQMAAALQEDMNIYATPNLNPAQDNDYACPQALRPMMPHNQAQTVL; this is encoded by the exons ATGAGGATCCTCAGTGCTGTGCTTTGGATATTAGGCATTCAAGTCATTG CGTCCCAGGAGTTACTGTACATTGAAGCATCTGAGGGAGAGTGCGTAACCATTTCCTGTGAACCTGAGGAGAAATCATCACCGCTGATTGGGTTTTACCTGGAGCACACGTCCACACAGCCGAAGAGAGAGCTTGTGCACCTGTCAGAGAACGCTGGAGTGAAGGAGAGTCCACCTGTCACTGGCCGTGTTCAAGTCACTGGAAGCTTGGCATCTCCTCAGATAAATGTCACCATTTGTCTGTTACGGCACACTGACATTGGACTGTACACGAGCAGGTTCATTCCCAAACACTCTTTAGCAAACCAAGTCATCAGAGGCAGCACTCAGCTCTTCTTGCGTGTTAAGGAGACAG GGGAAGATGGCTCCTGCCAGTGCACTCGTTACACATCTCTGCTGTATGCCATCTCTGTGGCAGTGGCCCTGCTATCACTCCTGCTCATTGGCTTCTGCCTGATGCAAATT ACCAAGCAGCGGCAGCAGTCCAAGCCTCCGCCCCCTGCGAGTGACATCTACGAGGTGATGTCTGTGGGCCAGCAGGGGCACCTGGTGGTCCAGAACGGCACACAGATGGCCGCCGCGCTGCAGGAGGACATGAACATCTACGCCACGCCAAACCTGAACCCCGCGCAGGACAACGACTACGCCTGTCCTCAGGCACTGCGGCCCATGATGCCCCACAATCAGGCCCAGACGGTGCTGTGA
- the LOC134469397 gene encoding uncharacterized protein LOC134469397 isoform X1, producing MPDFSFKNLISNILVGLLKLIKLLSSASQELLYIEASEGECVTISCEPEEKSSPLIGFYLEHTSTQPKRELVHLSENAGVKESPPVTGRVQVTGSLASPQINVTICLLRHTDIGLYTSRFIPKHSLANQVIRGSTQLFLRVKETGEDGSCQCTRYTSLLYAISVAVALLSLLLIGFCLMQITKQRQQSKPPPPASDIYEVMSVGQQGHLVVQNGTQMAAALQEDMNIYATPNLNPAQDNDYACPQALRPMMPHNQAQTVL from the exons ATGCCAGACTTTAGCTTTAAGAACTTGATATCAAACATTTTGGTTGGTCTTCTCAAGTTGATAAAACTTCTGTCCTCAGCGTCCCAGGAGTTACTGTACATTGAAGCATCTGAGGGAGAGTGCGTAACCATTTCCTGTGAACCTGAGGAGAAATCATCACCGCTGATTGGGTTTTACCTGGAGCACACGTCCACACAGCCGAAGAGAGAGCTTGTGCACCTGTCAGAGAACGCTGGAGTGAAGGAGAGTCCACCTGTCACTGGCCGTGTTCAAGTCACTGGAAGCTTGGCATCTCCTCAGATAAATGTCACCATTTGTCTGTTACGGCACACTGACATTGGACTGTACACGAGCAGGTTCATTCCCAAACACTCTTTAGCAAACCAAGTCATCAGAGGCAGCACTCAGCTCTTCTTGCGTGTTAAGGAGACAG GGGAAGATGGCTCCTGCCAGTGCACTCGTTACACATCTCTGCTGTATGCCATCTCTGTGGCAGTGGCCCTGCTATCACTCCTGCTCATTGGCTTCTGCCTGATGCAAATT ACCAAGCAGCGGCAGCAGTCCAAGCCTCCGCCCCCTGCGAGTGACATCTACGAGGTGATGTCTGTGGGCCAGCAGGGGCACCTGGTGGTCCAGAACGGCACACAGATGGCCGCCGCGCTGCAGGAGGACATGAACATCTACGCCACGCCAAACCTGAACCCCGCGCAGGACAACGACTACGCCTGTCCTCAGGCACTGCGGCCCATGATGCCCCACAATCAGGCCCAGACGGTGCTGTGA